Below is a genomic region from Romeriopsis navalis LEGE 11480.
TTGTTCGAGAGAATTTAGTTTTAACTAGAACAATAATTCAAATCTACCCGATCGATTTAGAAATGGCAAGGAGAATTTGGATTTTTTCTTAGAAAGCCTGTTGCAATCGACGGAGGAGGACTTTGAGAAGTTCAAGTTCTGATGGGTCGAGTTGGTCGAAGCGTTCTTTGAGGTGGGCGATATGGGCTGGAAAGACTTGCTGGAAAACTGCTTCGCCTTGGGGTGTGAGTTGGACGAGGACACTGCGGCGGTCGCCATCGGGGGTTTCACGCTGAACCAGGTCTTTTTTGATCAGCCGATCGATCACCCCAGTCAGTGTGCCTTTTGTGATCAATGTGCGTTCGCCAATTTCCCCCATGCTCATGCCGTTCGTATTTCCTAGAGTGGCGATCACATCGAACTGTGATGGGGTGAGATCGAATTGTCGAATGTGCGATTCGGAGTAGGCAGAAAATGCTTGATAAGCCCTCGCTAGCTCCCGCATGGTTGGGATGAAAGATT
It encodes:
- a CDS encoding MarR family winged helix-turn-helix transcriptional regulator, whose translation is MPQPKRPSEAAKESFIPTMRELARAYQAFSAYSESHIRQFDLTPSQFDVIATLGNTNGMSMGEIGERTLITKGTLTGVIDRLIKKDLVQRETPDGDRRSVLVQLTPQGEAVFQQVFPAHIAHLKERFDQLDPSELELLKVLLRRLQQAF